A single genomic interval of Saccharospirillum mangrovi harbors:
- a CDS encoding DUF6164 family protein, whose protein sequence is MVKLIFRLHNVPDDEADDVRQLLDDHGFETYETSAGRWRISMPGIWLIDDSRKDEARAVIEAYQQERQARLRGEYEAAQQAGEVPTLWDRFIANPVGFVVILAGLVVVALVSTLPFFSFL, encoded by the coding sequence ATGGTCAAACTGATCTTCCGCCTGCACAACGTCCCCGACGACGAAGCCGACGACGTCCGCCAACTGCTCGACGACCACGGCTTCGAAACCTACGAGACCAGCGCCGGCCGCTGGCGCATTTCCATGCCCGGCATCTGGCTGATCGACGACAGCCGCAAAGACGAAGCGCGGGCGGTGATCGAGGCGTACCAGCAAGAACGGCAAGCGCGATTGCGCGGTGAATATGAAGCGGCGCAGCAGGCGGGGGAAGTGCCGACATTGTGGGATCGGTTTATAGCAAACCCGGTGGGGTTTGTGGTGATTTTGGCCGGTCTGGTGGTGGTGGCGTTGGTGTCGACGTTGCCGTTTTTTTCGTTTCTTTGA
- a CDS encoding type II toxin-antitoxin system RelE/ParE family toxin — protein sequence MKALFHPEAEREFLDYVRYYESKVAGLGDALIDEAELLIQLICTHPKSWPTSQNPDIRRATMRQFPLSIVYRIQPDSIQVLAFAHDRRQPGYWLERHSRG from the coding sequence ATGAAGGCGCTGTTTCATCCGGAAGCAGAACGAGAGTTCCTGGATTACGTGCGTTATTACGAATCCAAGGTAGCGGGACTTGGCGACGCCTTGATTGATGAAGCCGAGCTACTGATTCAACTGATTTGCACCCATCCTAAATCCTGGCCGACGAGCCAAAACCCCGACATCCGGCGCGCCACAATGCGCCAGTTTCCACTCTCGATTGTGTATCGCATTCAGCCGGATAGCATTCAGGTTCTGGCGTTTGCGCACGACCGGCGCCAACCCGGCTATTGGCTGGAAAGACACTCGCGTGGCTAA
- a CDS encoding addiction module protein — protein MDAKQITQEALHLPEAERAQLIRQLVSSLESITEEPVLENWMAEAERRAAELDEGKVELQPSDAVFTRARQLNK, from the coding sequence ATGGACGCCAAACAAATTACTCAGGAAGCGCTGCATCTCCCGGAAGCCGAACGTGCACAGCTGATTCGACAATTGGTTTCCAGTTTGGAATCAATCACCGAGGAGCCGGTGTTGGAAAACTGGATGGCAGAAGCAGAACGTCGCGCCGCTGAATTGGATGAAGGCAAGGTCGAACTTCAACCCAGCGATGCCGTTTTCACCCGAGCCCGCCAACTGAACAAATGA
- a CDS encoding helix-turn-helix domain-containing protein translates to MNQDALSQPIQRHLDVVEIAYPRSDLSWTAPRQEWRHFAQCILLLSGSALAQFKGAKLPLKAPALAWLPAGMMVQARFSAGSRGLLLSISEDWLVPAVTGRLDPDLPYRVLADTVHAAQPDDTDFWPLIEPCFATIRAELQQSDIGARSVVAAQLTTLLTYLHRLDTNRPPHPASGESRSVVYQRFLQLVELHFREHWKVRDYAASMGVTERRLEAATQRDAKQSPSTLIQRKLLSEACQRLAHSPLSIAEVAYGLGFRDPAYFSRFFKRQMGAAPGSWRREMRAKEFHGDTTFAAWP, encoded by the coding sequence ATGAACCAAGACGCCCTGTCCCAGCCCATCCAGCGACATCTCGATGTGGTCGAAATCGCCTACCCGCGCTCCGATTTAAGCTGGACGGCGCCACGCCAGGAATGGCGACATTTCGCCCAGTGCATCCTGTTGTTGTCGGGCTCGGCGCTGGCGCAGTTCAAAGGCGCCAAACTGCCATTGAAGGCACCGGCCCTGGCCTGGCTGCCCGCCGGCATGATGGTGCAGGCGCGCTTCAGCGCCGGCAGTCGCGGTTTGTTGTTATCGATTTCCGAAGACTGGCTGGTACCAGCGGTCACCGGCCGGCTCGACCCGGATTTGCCCTACCGGGTACTGGCCGACACCGTGCACGCCGCCCAACCCGACGACACCGACTTTTGGCCGCTCATTGAGCCCTGTTTCGCGACCATTCGCGCCGAGTTGCAGCAAAGCGACATCGGCGCGCGTTCCGTCGTCGCCGCTCAACTGACCACGCTGCTGACCTACCTGCACAGGCTCGACACCAACCGGCCGCCGCACCCGGCCTCGGGCGAATCGCGCTCGGTGGTGTATCAGCGCTTTCTGCAACTGGTCGAACTGCACTTTCGCGAACATTGGAAGGTGCGCGACTACGCCGCCAGCATGGGCGTCACCGAACGCCGCCTGGAAGCCGCCACGCAGCGCGACGCCAAGCAGTCACCCAGCACGCTGATTCAACGCAAACTGCTCAGCGAAGCCTGCCAACGCCTGGCGCACTCGCCGCTGTCGATTGCCGAAGTGGCCTATGGATTAGGCTTTCGCGACCCGGCCTATTTCAGCCGGTTTTTTAAACGCCAGATGGGCGCTGCCCCAGGTTCATGGCGACGGGAAATGCGGGCGAAGGAATTTCACGGGGATACGACCTTTGCGGCCTGGCCGTAA
- a CDS encoding aldehyde dehydrogenase, whose translation MYEVPMWLAGKPVAAQNNRSYSVRNPISGEIVTTAAAASVADARAAADAAATAFPVWSQKTPGERRAVLLKAADNLAALGEEAGRRVMAEMGGTGMWGGFNIHLAASMLREAAGMTTQIDGAIIPSDEAGMMAMGVRQPVGVVLGIAPWNAPIILGVRSVAMPLACGNAVVFKASEICPATHQLIAQALIEAGLPEGTLNMVTNAPEDAPDIVKALIEHPAVRRVNFTGSTRVGRIIAGLCADNLKPALLELGGKAPMVVLDDADVDAAVNAAAFGAYMNQGQICMSTERLIVTPGVADELVAKLADKVRTITAGKPEAGNTILGSVVNEAALERLNRLIDDAARKGADVLAGGRSDSVLMDATLLDHVTSSMQIYSEESFGPVLSILRAQDEEDAIRLANDSKYGLSAAVFSRDFNRAMAVAGRIDSGICHINSPTVQDQAQMPFGGVKDSGYGRFGSKAAIDEFTELRWITNQMSERHYPF comes from the coding sequence ATGTACGAAGTTCCCATGTGGCTGGCGGGCAAGCCGGTCGCCGCGCAAAACAATCGCAGTTATTCGGTTCGTAACCCCATTTCCGGCGAAATAGTTACCACGGCCGCGGCGGCGTCGGTGGCCGATGCGCGCGCAGCAGCAGACGCGGCCGCGACGGCCTTTCCCGTCTGGTCGCAGAAAACCCCGGGCGAGCGGCGCGCGGTGTTGTTGAAAGCGGCCGACAACCTGGCGGCGCTGGGCGAGGAAGCCGGCCGACGGGTGATGGCGGAAATGGGCGGCACCGGCATGTGGGGTGGTTTCAACATTCATCTGGCGGCGTCGATGTTGCGCGAAGCGGCCGGTATGACGACGCAAATCGACGGCGCCATCATCCCCTCGGACGAAGCCGGCATGATGGCGATGGGCGTGCGCCAGCCGGTGGGTGTGGTGCTGGGCATTGCGCCCTGGAATGCGCCCATCATTCTCGGTGTGCGTTCCGTTGCCATGCCATTGGCGTGCGGCAATGCGGTGGTGTTCAAGGCCTCGGAAATCTGCCCGGCGACGCATCAATTGATCGCTCAGGCGTTGATCGAAGCCGGGCTGCCCGAAGGCACGCTGAACATGGTCACCAATGCGCCGGAAGACGCGCCGGACATCGTTAAAGCCTTGATCGAGCATCCGGCGGTGCGGCGCGTGAACTTCACCGGCTCGACGCGCGTTGGCCGCATCATCGCCGGTCTGTGTGCCGACAACCTCAAACCCGCGCTGCTCGAACTCGGTGGTAAGGCACCCATGGTGGTGCTGGATGACGCCGACGTTGATGCCGCCGTGAACGCCGCAGCCTTTGGCGCCTACATGAACCAGGGCCAGATTTGCATGTCGACCGAACGCTTAATCGTCACGCCTGGCGTCGCCGACGAACTGGTCGCCAAGCTGGCCGACAAAGTTCGCACCATCACCGCCGGTAAGCCTGAAGCGGGCAACACGATTCTTGGCAGTGTGGTGAATGAGGCCGCGCTGGAACGGCTGAATCGACTGATCGACGACGCCGCGCGCAAAGGCGCCGATGTTCTGGCCGGCGGCCGGTCCGACTCGGTGTTGATGGACGCCACCTTGCTCGATCACGTTACGTCCTCGATGCAAATCTACAGCGAAGAATCCTTCGGCCCGGTGTTGTCGATCCTGCGCGCCCAGGACGAAGAAGACGCCATCCGGCTCGCCAACGACAGCAAATACGGCTTGTCAGCAGCGGTGTTCAGCCGCGATTTCAACCGCGCCATGGCGGTGGCCGGTCGCATCGACAGCGGCATCTGCCACATCAACAGCCCGACGGTGCAAGACCAGGCGCAGATGCCCTTCGGCGGCGTCAAAGACAGTGGCTATGGCCGCTTCGGCAGCAAGGCCGCCATCGATGAATTTACCGAGTTGCGTTGGATCACCAACCAGATGAGCGAGCGTCACTACCCATTCTAG
- a CDS encoding amino acid ABC transporter substrate-binding protein → MRLQWMSKTLGIAALAGSLALSAQAEDPIRIGAVAPKTGPLAGGAAVTYWPNVQLWSTQVNDAGGLLLPDGSRRPVEIIEYDDRTDPSETIRAVQRLANNDKADLIIPPYGTGMALAAAPIFDRLGYPMLNVTAITDQTDALTDRYDGVFFTLGATTPIAQGIAKLAADMKADGKLGNRLALVNVADAFGIELAKAAKTVFEDEGFNIVYETSYPPTIQDVSPIINSAMDAEPDLFVAFSYPPDTFALTEQAQVAGLDDQVDLFYTAVANAFPAYRNRFGDSINGVYGVGGVNPENPAFVAYRQAHMDVTGQEPDYWASAVMYSSLQVMQQAIAAVGLDHDAIIDYVKNNEFDTVMGHWDFVDQQIDNYWTVGQWQGGQFYGLGSTQGMDGEAEPID, encoded by the coding sequence ATGAGACTGCAATGGATGTCGAAAACGCTGGGCATCGCTGCCCTGGCTGGCAGCCTGGCGCTGAGTGCCCAGGCCGAAGATCCGATCCGCATTGGCGCGGTCGCACCGAAAACCGGCCCGCTCGCCGGTGGCGCTGCCGTCACTTACTGGCCCAACGTGCAACTGTGGAGCACCCAGGTGAACGACGCCGGTGGCTTGCTGTTGCCGGACGGTTCGCGTCGCCCGGTGGAAATCATCGAATACGACGACCGCACTGACCCGTCGGAAACCATTCGCGCCGTGCAGCGGTTGGCGAATAACGACAAAGCCGATCTGATCATCCCGCCTTATGGCACCGGCATGGCGCTGGCCGCCGCGCCGATTTTTGATCGCCTCGGTTACCCGATGCTGAACGTTACCGCCATCACCGACCAGACCGATGCACTGACCGACCGCTACGACGGCGTCTTCTTCACACTCGGCGCCACCACACCCATCGCCCAGGGCATCGCCAAACTGGCTGCCGACATGAAAGCCGACGGCAAGCTCGGCAACCGTCTGGCGCTGGTGAACGTGGCCGATGCGTTTGGCATCGAACTGGCGAAAGCGGCGAAGACGGTGTTCGAAGACGAAGGTTTCAACATCGTCTACGAAACCTCTTACCCGCCGACCATTCAGGACGTCTCGCCGATCATCAATTCCGCCATGGACGCCGAGCCGGACCTGTTCGTCGCCTTCTCCTACCCGCCGGACACCTTTGCGCTGACCGAACAGGCGCAGGTTGCCGGGCTGGATGACCAGGTCGATCTGTTCTACACCGCCGTCGCCAACGCCTTCCCGGCGTACCGCAACCGCTTCGGCGACAGCATCAACGGTGTATACGGCGTCGGCGGCGTGAACCCGGAAAATCCGGCCTTCGTTGCCTACCGTCAGGCGCACATGGACGTTACCGGTCAGGAACCGGATTACTGGGCCAGTGCCGTTATGTATTCCTCTTTGCAGGTGATGCAGCAGGCCATCGCCGCCGTCGGCCTGGATCACGACGCCATCATCGACTACGTGAAGAACAACGAGTTCGACACCGTGATGGGGCATTGGGATTTCGTCGACCAGCAGATCGACAACTACTGGACGGTGGGTCAGTGGCAGGGCGGTCAGTTCTATGGCCTGGGTTCCACCCAAGGCATGGACGGCGAAGCCGAGCCGATCGACTGA
- a CDS encoding branched-chain amino acid ABC transporter permease: MQILITGILLGGVYAIIAVGLSLQYGVARIMNLALGEMLVAGAFAAFWFATAQSLNPYWALLVVVPGGFIANWLIYQFLLRPLVRRAKNRGQLEVDSILATFGLSFTLVGLFLWIFGGQFFNYSFLSVPVELFDSRYGQNRVLAFGMAVLICGALWIWLNHSRSGLALRAISVDPKAASLVAIDVEKTSAFAFALGGAVAATGGLVLSTFLTFDASIGIVFTLKALIIVIMGGVGDIRGAVVAALVLGITETIVARLIDPGLTLAAAYVLFLLILLFRPQGLFGRAPV, from the coding sequence ATGCAAATTCTGATTACCGGAATACTGCTCGGTGGCGTGTACGCCATCATCGCGGTTGGGCTGTCGTTGCAATACGGCGTAGCCCGCATCATGAATCTCGCTCTGGGTGAAATGCTGGTGGCCGGCGCCTTTGCCGCCTTCTGGTTCGCCACTGCTCAGTCGTTGAATCCGTATTGGGCGTTGTTGGTGGTCGTCCCCGGCGGCTTTATCGCCAACTGGCTGATCTACCAATTTCTGCTGCGGCCCTTGGTGCGTCGCGCCAAAAACCGCGGCCAACTGGAAGTCGATTCCATCCTCGCGACTTTTGGTTTGAGCTTCACGCTGGTCGGACTTTTTCTGTGGATATTCGGCGGCCAGTTTTTCAATTACAGCTTTTTGTCGGTGCCAGTCGAACTGTTTGATTCGCGCTACGGCCAGAACCGTGTGCTTGCGTTCGGCATGGCGGTATTGATCTGCGGCGCACTGTGGATCTGGTTGAACCACAGCCGTTCCGGTTTGGCGTTGCGCGCCATTTCGGTCGATCCAAAAGCCGCCAGTCTGGTTGCCATCGACGTCGAAAAAACCTCGGCGTTTGCCTTTGCCCTCGGTGGCGCTGTCGCCGCAACCGGCGGCCTGGTGTTGAGCACCTTTTTAACCTTCGATGCGTCCATCGGCATCGTCTTCACGCTGAAGGCGTTGATCATCGTCATCATGGGCGGCGTCGGTGATATTCGCGGTGCCGTTGTTGCTGCGCTGGTGTTGGGCATCACCGAAACCATTGTCGCGCGATTAATTGATCCCGGCTTAACCCTGGCCGCCGCCTACGTGCTGTTCCTGTTGATCCTGCTGTTCCGGCCGCAGGGTCTGTTCGGGAGGGCACCGGTATGA
- a CDS encoding branched-chain amino acid ABC transporter permease: MNLSVVRWLLVLAVYFVLAWVPALPDAGGWLSLIVPMTMYIALATSWALFSGPTHYISLATAAFYGVGTYILAMGIESIPYPLLLLIAAIAGAVLAALVGWATLRLSGVYFVIFTLGLAELIRQVVTWLQNNFGGTRGKYVFTDITEAHIYWQLLALTLVVFFVGWLIQRSRLGFAIRIIGGDETVAKHAGIHVAGAKIALFMVSGAVAAVVGAILAPRFVYIEPAMAFNPQLSFMVAIMALLGGLHRLWGPLMGAIPFAIVWEFIAANFPEQTTLLMGLAFLVVVFYIPNGIAGVVENWGRKLRTNQEANHG; the protein is encoded by the coding sequence ATGAACCTTTCTGTTGTGCGCTGGCTGTTGGTGCTGGCGGTTTATTTTGTGCTGGCCTGGGTGCCGGCGCTGCCCGATGCCGGTGGCTGGCTGTCGTTGATCGTACCGATGACGATGTACATCGCGCTCGCCACATCCTGGGCATTATTTTCCGGCCCGACGCATTACATCTCGCTCGCCACCGCCGCTTTTTATGGCGTCGGAACCTACATTCTGGCGATGGGCATCGAGTCGATTCCGTATCCGCTGTTGCTGTTAATCGCCGCCATCGCCGGTGCGGTTTTGGCCGCTCTGGTGGGTTGGGCAACGCTGCGTTTGTCGGGCGTTTATTTTGTGATTTTCACGCTCGGTCTGGCCGAATTGATTCGTCAGGTCGTCACCTGGCTGCAAAATAATTTCGGCGGCACGCGTGGCAAATACGTGTTCACCGACATCACCGAAGCGCACATTTATTGGCAGTTGCTGGCGCTCACCTTAGTGGTGTTTTTCGTCGGCTGGCTGATTCAGCGTTCGCGACTCGGCTTCGCCATTCGCATCATCGGTGGCGACGAAACCGTTGCCAAACACGCCGGTATTCACGTCGCCGGCGCCAAGATCGCCTTGTTCATGGTGTCCGGCGCAGTAGCGGCGGTGGTCGGTGCGATTCTGGCGCCGCGCTTTGTCTACATCGAACCGGCGATGGCGTTCAATCCGCAGCTGTCTTTTATGGTCGCCATCATGGCCTTGCTCGGTGGTTTGCATCGCTTGTGGGGTCCGCTGATGGGCGCCATTCCGTTCGCCATCGTGTGGGAATTTATCGCCGCCAACTTCCCCGAACAGACCACCTTGCTGATGGGCCTCGCCTTTTTAGTGGTGGTGTTTTACATCCCCAACGGCATTGCCGGTGTGGTGGAAAACTGGGGCCGAAAACTGCGCACGAACCAGGAGGCGAATCATGGATAA
- a CDS encoding ABC transporter ATP-binding protein: MDKRVLLEVRQATKKFSGLVAVNGVSFDVHEQEVVGLIGPNGSGKTTMMNLISGALPVTGGYVMMGDTLLSDLPPRKIARAGVARTFQLVRVIPSMTVLENVMAGATFGHKRLWGQALRVYAQRQLERVGLANSADQPMSNLTYIDQKRVELARALAANPTVILLDEWLAGLNPTELQTGIELIRSLRDEGRTIILVEHVMDAIRSLCDRCVVMSSGVKIAEGSPAQVLSDPQVIEAYLGEDYE; the protein is encoded by the coding sequence ATGGATAAACGCGTCCTGCTGGAAGTGCGTCAGGCGACGAAAAAATTCAGCGGTCTGGTGGCGGTGAACGGCGTCAGTTTCGATGTGCACGAACAGGAAGTGGTTGGTCTGATCGGCCCCAACGGTTCCGGCAAAACCACCATGATGAATTTGATTTCCGGCGCACTGCCGGTAACCGGCGGCTACGTGATGATGGGCGATACGCTGCTCAGCGATTTGCCACCGCGCAAAATCGCCCGCGCCGGTGTGGCCCGCACCTTTCAATTGGTGCGCGTGATTCCGTCGATGACGGTGCTGGAAAACGTTATGGCTGGCGCGACCTTCGGTCACAAACGGCTGTGGGGCCAGGCGTTGCGCGTTTACGCCCAACGGCAATTGGAACGCGTCGGTCTGGCGAATTCGGCCGACCAACCGATGAGTAATCTCACTTACATCGACCAGAAACGCGTCGAACTGGCGCGTGCTTTGGCAGCGAACCCGACGGTGATTTTGCTCGACGAATGGCTTGCCGGGCTGAACCCGACTGAGTTGCAAACCGGCATTGAACTCATTCGTTCACTGCGCGACGAAGGCCGCACCATCATTCTGGTCGAACACGTGATGGACGCCATCCGCAGCCTGTGCGATCGCTGCGTGGTGATGAGCAGCGGCGTCAAAATTGCCGAAGGCTCGCCAGCGCAAGTGCTGTCCGATCCGCAAGTGATCGAAGCCTATTTGGGAGAAGATTATGAGTAA
- a CDS encoding ABC transporter ATP-binding protein, with protein MSNSSKGLAVQNVSVAYGKHQALDNVSIQVEPSEIVVILGANGAGKSSLLGTIAGLVERQSGSVNIGGAPTSGFRAHQVVSAGLALVPEGRGIFGDLSVEENLTLGAHAAHARARENEQRELVYQLFPKLIERRRQIARTMSGGEQQMVAIGRALMSAPDILMLDEPSLGLSPLLASDVFKTLKKVRDTGLGILLVEQNARQSLGIADRGYLLETGRITAEDSAQNLLNDPAVRQAYLGGAANAEAPQVVHQTEHETATEPGEITAPKITQRLGGLDRPVPKSADELAGVNLADWVRNAELKQRETWLSTAPTSSQQSTETQAQTGTALDDMLARFEQAAHQAANESKGHS; from the coding sequence ATGAGTAACTCATCCAAGGGGCTTGCGGTACAAAACGTCAGCGTCGCCTACGGCAAACACCAGGCGTTGGACAACGTGTCAATTCAGGTCGAGCCGAGCGAGATCGTCGTCATCCTTGGCGCCAACGGCGCGGGCAAATCGTCCTTGCTGGGCACCATTGCCGGTCTGGTCGAGCGTCAATCGGGTTCGGTCAACATCGGTGGTGCGCCGACGTCTGGATTTCGCGCGCATCAAGTTGTCTCGGCCGGTTTGGCCTTGGTGCCGGAAGGTCGTGGCATTTTTGGCGATCTCAGTGTCGAGGAAAACCTGACGCTGGGTGCGCACGCGGCCCATGCCCGAGCGCGCGAAAATGAACAGCGTGAACTCGTCTATCAGTTGTTTCCCAAGCTGATTGAACGGCGTCGGCAAATCGCCCGCACCATGAGTGGCGGCGAGCAGCAGATGGTCGCCATCGGCCGCGCGCTGATGTCAGCGCCGGATATCTTGATGCTCGACGAACCTTCGCTGGGTTTATCGCCCTTGCTCGCCAGTGACGTCTTCAAAACGCTGAAAAAAGTGCGCGACACCGGCCTGGGTATTTTGCTGGTCGAACAAAACGCCAGGCAAAGTCTGGGCATCGCCGACCGTGGTTATCTGCTTGAAACCGGACGCATCACGGCCGAAGACAGCGCGCAGAATCTGCTTAACGATCCGGCCGTACGCCAGGCGTATTTAGGCGGCGCAGCCAATGCCGAAGCGCCGCAGGTGGTGCATCAAACTGAGCACGAAACGGCCACGGAACCGGGCGAAATAACCGCGCCGAAAATTACCCAACGCCTTGGCGGTCTGGATCGTCCGGTGCCGAAAAGCGCCGACGAATTGGCCGGCGTCAACCTGGCCGATTGGGTGCGCAACGCCGAATTAAAACAGCGCGAAACCTGGCTCAGTACGGCGCCAACATCGTCGCAACAATCCACTGAAACCCAAGCTCAAACCGGCACCGCGCTCGACGACATGCTGGCCCGGTTTGAACAGGCGGCGCATCAGGCCGCCAACGAATCCAAAGGACACAGCTAA
- a CDS encoding aldehyde dehydrogenase family protein: protein MFPIKGQYIGGQWRPSERHFDDVNPSNGEVWAQPFDASVSDTRAAIAAAQEAFHDWSERSYTERSAYMLKVAELFEKRRPEIVKAVQQEGGGWFGKGQFEVGYTAGVFRAAAALNYSAIGEVLPSEHHKVSLAVRQPMGVVGVISPWNMPLILTSRGLAFPCAFGNTIVLKPSEDTPYVGGLLFAELFEEAGVPPGVLNVVTCSRESVAAVGDELIENPSIKGISFTGSTPVGRSIAAKAGAHLKKACVELGGKDSLIIRADADMERALGAANFGSFMHQGQICMSVEKVLVHEDIFDEFLRRFVERAARLKMGDTADPDAVIGPLINDRQAQRVKSQIDDAVAKGAKVWLGGRVHERFVEPTILTGVTPDMTLYRDETFGPVVPVIPFATDLEAIRIANDTEYGLSSGIISQDEERALAIARQLQTGSCHINCSSVNDEPHVPFGGMKASGLGNHGGRWSLETFSQTRWITLDRGGRPFPPVF, encoded by the coding sequence ATGTTTCCCATTAAAGGTCAGTACATCGGCGGCCAGTGGCGGCCGAGTGAACGTCACTTTGACGACGTGAATCCATCCAACGGCGAAGTCTGGGCGCAACCGTTCGACGCCAGCGTCAGCGACACTCGCGCCGCCATCGCTGCGGCACAGGAAGCGTTTCACGATTGGTCAGAACGTTCCTACACCGAACGCTCGGCCTACATGCTGAAGGTCGCCGAGTTGTTCGAAAAACGCCGCCCGGAGATCGTCAAAGCCGTGCAACAGGAAGGCGGTGGCTGGTTTGGCAAAGGCCAGTTTGAAGTCGGTTACACCGCCGGTGTTTTCCGCGCTGCTGCGGCGTTGAATTATTCGGCCATTGGCGAAGTGTTGCCGTCGGAACACCACAAAGTCAGCCTGGCCGTGCGTCAGCCGATGGGCGTGGTGGGCGTGATTAGCCCATGGAATATGCCGTTGATTTTAACCTCGCGCGGGCTGGCGTTTCCGTGTGCGTTCGGCAACACCATCGTGTTGAAACCGTCTGAAGATACGCCCTACGTCGGCGGCCTGTTGTTCGCGGAACTGTTCGAAGAAGCCGGAGTGCCACCGGGCGTGTTGAACGTTGTCACCTGTTCGCGTGAGTCGGTTGCGGCGGTTGGTGATGAGCTTATTGAGAATCCGTCGATCAAGGGCATTTCGTTCACGGGTTCGACGCCGGTTGGCCGTTCCATTGCCGCCAAAGCCGGCGCGCATTTGAAGAAGGCCTGCGTCGAATTGGGCGGCAAAGATTCACTGATTATTCGTGCCGACGCCGACATGGAACGTGCTTTGGGCGCGGCCAATTTCGGCAGCTTTATGCACCAGGGGCAGATTTGCATGTCGGTGGAAAAAGTGTTGGTGCACGAAGATATTTTCGATGAATTTTTACGTCGATTTGTCGAACGTGCGGCACGTCTGAAAATGGGCGATACCGCCGACCCGGATGCGGTGATCGGCCCGTTGATCAACGACCGCCAGGCGCAACGCGTGAAAAGCCAGATCGACGACGCCGTCGCCAAAGGCGCCAAAGTCTGGCTCGGCGGCCGGGTGCACGAGCGCTTTGTCGAACCGACCATTCTGACCGGCGTGACGCCGGACATGACGCTCTACCGCGATGAAACCTTTGGTCCGGTGGTGCCGGTCATTCCGTTCGCGACCGACTTAGAGGCCATCCGCATTGCCAACGACACCGAATACGGTTTGTCGTCGGGCATCATCAGTCAGGACGAAGAACGCGCCCTGGCAATTGCGCGGCAACTGCAAACCGGCTCGTGCCACATCAATTGCAGCTCGGTGAACGACGAACCGCACGTGCCATTTGGTGGCATGAAAGCCTCCGGCTTGGGCAACCACGGTGGCCGCTGGTCGCTGGAGACATTTTCGCAAACGCGCTGGATTACTCTGGATCGCGGCGGCAGGCCTTTCCCGCCGGTTTTCTAA